In Limosilactobacillus sp. WILCCON 0051, a single window of DNA contains:
- the purQ gene encoding phosphoribosylformylglycinamidine synthase subunit PurQ gives MKIAVIQFPGSNCDIDLYSALHDVCNADVEYVSHKATSLDGFDAVMLPGGFSYGDYLRAGAIARFANVMPAVIKLANEGKPVFGTCNGFQILTEAGLLPGALKKNDSQKFVCETVPLEVVNNNTLFTTQYQAHERIALPIAHGEGSYYADEKTLDELEANHQVVFRYASENPNGSLRNIAGIVNKRGNVLGMMPHPERAVEALLGSTDGLRLFKSLLENGTVKTEA, from the coding sequence ATGAAGATTGCGGTCATTCAATTCCCAGGCTCGAACTGTGACATCGACCTGTACTCGGCACTGCACGATGTCTGCAATGCCGACGTCGAATACGTTTCACACAAGGCCACGAGTCTGGATGGCTTTGATGCGGTCATGCTGCCAGGGGGCTTTTCCTATGGCGACTATCTGCGGGCTGGTGCGATTGCTCGGTTCGCCAACGTTATGCCCGCTGTCATCAAGCTCGCTAATGAAGGCAAGCCAGTCTTTGGTACCTGCAATGGCTTCCAGATCTTAACGGAAGCGGGCCTTTTGCCAGGTGCCCTGAAGAAAAACGACAGCCAAAAGTTCGTCTGTGAAACGGTGCCTTTGGAAGTCGTTAACAACAACACGCTTTTTACCACGCAGTACCAGGCTCACGAACGCATTGCCCTGCCAATTGCACACGGTGAGGGCAGCTACTACGCGGATGAAAAAACGCTGGACGAGCTGGAAGCCAACCATCAAGTCGTGTTCCGCTACGCAAGCGAAAATCCCAACGGCTCTTTGCGCAACATTGCGGGGATCGTTAACAAGCGCGGCAACGTATTGGGCATGATGCCCCACCCAGAGCGCGCCGTAGAAGCACTCCTGGGTTCGACGGACGGTTTGCGGCTGTTCAAGTCTTTATTGGAAAACGGCACGGTTAAGACGGAGGCATAA
- the purS gene encoding phosphoribosylformylglycinamidine synthase subunit PurS — protein sequence MTTVRIYVTYKQSVFDPQAESVLNAIHQLGHEEVKDLTVGKFFDLQVEGDQAAVENTVKEVAESLLVNFNIETYKFEVLEAK from the coding sequence ATGACTACCGTTCGTATTTACGTTACCTACAAGCAATCTGTTTTTGATCCCCAAGCCGAATCCGTTTTAAATGCCATCCACCAGTTGGGTCATGAAGAAGTCAAGGATCTGACGGTTGGCAAGTTCTTTGATCTGCAGGTTGAAGGCGATCAGGCAGCCGTTGAAAACACGGTTAAGGAAGTAGCTGAATCGCTGCTGGTCAACTTCAACATCGAAACGTACAAGTTTGAAGTGCTGGAGGCGAAATAA
- the purC gene encoding phosphoribosylaminoimidazolesuccinocarboxamide synthase encodes MEKLLYTGKAKQMWQTEDPDVLRVVYLDQATMLNGKRKDHFDGKGEAANDISTLVFEYLIDNGIPTHFIKRLSEKEELVKKCHMFPLEFVTRNVCAGHFASRFGLEDGMELDEPVEETFYKSDALDDPFANESDAVAIKACTHEEYQQCWELARRCNKLLTPLFKKAGMKLVDFKLEFGKLSDGSLVLADEFSPDNCRLWDIKTNAHMDKDVFRKNLADLTTTYDEVYARLQEAVKED; translated from the coding sequence ATGGAAAAGCTGTTATATACCGGCAAAGCAAAGCAAATGTGGCAAACCGAAGATCCTGACGTCTTGCGGGTTGTCTACCTGGATCAGGCAACGATGCTCAACGGTAAGCGTAAGGACCACTTTGACGGAAAGGGCGAAGCAGCCAACGACATCTCAACGCTGGTCTTTGAATACCTGATTGATAACGGCATTCCAACTCACTTCATCAAGCGCCTTTCTGAAAAGGAAGAATTGGTTAAGAAGTGCCACATGTTCCCGCTGGAATTCGTTACGCGCAACGTCTGCGCCGGTCACTTTGCCTCCCGTTTCGGCTTAGAGGATGGCATGGAGCTGGACGAACCGGTTGAAGAAACCTTCTACAAGAGCGATGCCTTGGACGATCCATTCGCCAATGAATCCGACGCGGTTGCCATTAAGGCCTGCACGCATGAAGAATATCAGCAATGCTGGGAACTGGCCCGTCGCTGCAACAAGCTTTTGACGCCATTGTTTAAGAAGGCTGGCATGAAGCTGGTTGACTTCAAGCTGGAATTCGGCAAGCTTTCGGATGGCTCGCTGGTGCTGGCTGACGAATTCTCGCCTGACAACTGCCGTCTGTGGGACATCAAGACCAACGCCCACATGGACAAAGACGTCTTCCGCAAGAACCTGGCCGATCTGACCACGACCTATGATGAAGTTTACGCACGCCTGCAAGAAGCCGTTAAGGAGGACTAA